The Amycolatopsis sp. 195334CR genome window below encodes:
- the pglW gene encoding BREX system serine/threonine kinase PglW, translating into MASGAKPRSSSARWYQRKQSDFAWEQEGLDFIKRQMPDADPYRAWATFSFTAMSGRINECDLLIAVPSGLYLLELKAHPGRVTNHGSTWRVTDRHSGRVRTLQNPLELTNLKAKELRGQLMRAAQKDGYTGRFPRIEPIVFLTDAGLRSELDEFQRPNVYARHANSGLPAVWDDLLARPPHREADRIRPDFASRTLPRLMRTIGIQSATAHLRYGDFWKLDQRALDAGPFWEDRLARRDDGVLDEQGRLRIYLISKGTSKADAEKADRAARREYQVLQGIDHRGIAQARQFGDHQGRPAILFRHHESDLRLDAYLATFSDSLTSETRLGLVRQLAEALKYAHDRLLYHRALSPRSIYVSCRQDGSRPVLRLTDWQTAARDFETTSLRSIGDSSLDGAFIEDTALRYLAPESEQQYPDPVELDIFGLGSVSYLVLTGRPPASSRSELVERLGTDGGLQVSAVDDTLPPELGELIYDATRSDVVLRLDSAAAFLDRLDDAEEDAKPVPTGRSFVDPLEAIAGQEVDDEWFVRRVLGTGATARALLVERLRETDDGTVVDERVFKVALDEDSRAAKLHDEAEALNRLNGGSIVRLFDGPRTVGGHTALELELAGEVSLARYLREQGGLTYHDLDNFGHQLFQAMYQLEAAEIHHRDIKPDNLGIHHRANRSRQLKLLDFSLAKASPADHVGTRGYLDPFVHTTRRQLYDDHAERYAAAVTLYEMATGERPQWGDGITAPTVTQDETPRIEGHLFDDRLRDGLTAFFMQALHRDTEQRFSSLRKMEALWRSVFADADQARPATTQATVETSAAERSDNEVLDRAAEAAELTTPLAAAGLTSRAVSVADGLGATTVGELLDIPASTITRARGAGALTRRELTRRHRQWTAKLRTGAAPRLSSEKLAVPVKVGYQSVELLLERLLTKPHGKDKGPDVERLTLGLPKSDGTVTRLNAWPVQRLVADVVGLTQPSVSQKYGKSVKKWRTFAWMDTIRREVTEILDDLGRIASASEVAAELLARHGSTENDPATALRNASAVVRAAVDTELMPPGKEEPEVPEPALAVLRRNERVLIASESLNGSDDPTPNELGDYAIALGQAADVISARDPLPSSATALRDLQAVGQPEGMRPLADTRLLSLAAAMSERSAASRRLELYPRNLPLERGLRISQAAAGVGEDGIALDALLAKVRARFPEISLGDLSPIDVGEALREAGSSLTFDPVKNRFCPPRPVESQRQARSSSGTLTSIDHVAISTGRSSAELIAARLDEGRRLGGFLALKIKAMKLPGAAELVASEHDVVAVDLGRLFLTEFRALAQERNQGWDRVLTADTRIAHNGTMPPGLASYVSVSWQRVRDRLLAALAAAGPRSVLFLHDAGLVGRYFEAGGRTFLTEIQHAARDPQGVPHGLWLLCPAESAGETPSLAGHIVGTEGDHEVLILRSEYLDLLRKGEVA; encoded by the coding sequence GTGGCATCGGGCGCCAAACCTCGCTCGTCCTCAGCGCGGTGGTATCAGCGCAAGCAGTCGGACTTTGCCTGGGAACAGGAAGGGCTCGACTTCATCAAGCGGCAGATGCCGGACGCCGATCCTTATCGCGCCTGGGCTACGTTTTCGTTCACCGCGATGTCCGGCCGGATCAATGAGTGCGACCTACTCATAGCCGTCCCCTCCGGCTTGTATCTGCTCGAGCTCAAGGCGCATCCCGGCCGGGTGACCAACCACGGTTCGACGTGGCGCGTCACCGACCGGCACAGCGGGCGGGTCCGGACCTTGCAGAATCCACTCGAACTAACCAACCTCAAGGCAAAGGAGCTGCGGGGACAACTGATGCGTGCGGCGCAGAAGGACGGCTACACCGGCCGGTTCCCGCGGATCGAGCCGATTGTCTTCCTGACCGACGCCGGACTCCGCAGCGAACTGGACGAGTTCCAACGCCCGAACGTCTATGCCCGGCACGCGAACAGCGGCTTGCCTGCCGTCTGGGACGACCTGCTGGCACGTCCGCCGCACCGCGAGGCAGACCGCATCAGGCCGGACTTCGCGTCTCGCACCTTGCCGCGGCTGATGAGGACCATCGGCATCCAGTCCGCCACGGCCCACCTGCGCTATGGGGACTTCTGGAAGCTCGATCAGCGGGCACTCGACGCCGGGCCGTTCTGGGAGGACAGGCTGGCCAGGCGCGACGACGGCGTACTCGACGAGCAAGGCCGGCTCCGGATCTACCTGATCAGCAAGGGCACCAGCAAGGCCGACGCCGAGAAGGCCGACCGGGCCGCCAGGCGTGAGTACCAAGTGCTGCAAGGGATCGACCATCGAGGCATCGCCCAGGCTCGGCAGTTCGGGGATCACCAGGGCCGACCCGCGATCCTGTTCCGGCACCACGAGTCGGATCTGAGGCTGGACGCCTACCTGGCGACGTTCAGCGACTCGCTGACCTCGGAAACCCGCCTCGGTCTGGTCCGCCAGCTGGCCGAAGCCCTCAAGTACGCCCACGACCGACTGCTCTACCATCGTGCGTTGTCCCCACGGTCGATCTACGTCTCCTGCAGGCAGGACGGTTCCCGGCCGGTGCTCCGGTTGACCGACTGGCAGACGGCGGCGAGGGACTTCGAGACTACTTCGTTGCGGTCCATCGGGGACTCGTCGCTGGATGGGGCGTTCATCGAGGACACGGCGCTGCGCTACCTGGCCCCGGAGTCGGAGCAGCAGTATCCGGATCCGGTGGAGCTCGACATCTTCGGTCTCGGTTCGGTGTCCTATCTGGTGCTGACGGGGCGGCCACCCGCTTCGAGCCGGTCCGAACTCGTCGAGCGGCTGGGTACCGACGGTGGCCTCCAGGTCTCCGCGGTGGATGACACCCTGCCCCCCGAACTTGGCGAGCTGATCTACGACGCGACCCGCTCGGACGTCGTCCTCAGGCTGGATTCGGCGGCGGCCTTCCTCGACCGGCTCGACGACGCGGAGGAGGACGCCAAGCCGGTGCCCACCGGGCGTTCGTTCGTGGATCCGCTCGAGGCGATCGCCGGTCAGGAGGTGGACGACGAGTGGTTCGTGCGCCGCGTCCTCGGCACCGGGGCGACCGCGCGCGCTCTGCTGGTCGAGCGGCTCAGGGAAACCGACGACGGCACCGTCGTCGACGAGCGCGTGTTCAAGGTTGCCCTCGACGAGGACAGCCGGGCGGCGAAACTGCACGATGAGGCAGAGGCCCTGAACAGGCTCAACGGTGGTTCAATTGTCCGGCTGTTCGACGGGCCGCGGACAGTTGGCGGTCACACCGCGCTGGAACTGGAGTTGGCAGGTGAGGTCTCGCTGGCCCGGTACCTGCGAGAACAGGGCGGGCTCACCTACCACGACCTGGACAACTTCGGCCACCAGCTTTTCCAGGCGATGTACCAGCTCGAAGCGGCCGAGATCCACCATCGCGACATCAAGCCGGACAACCTGGGCATCCACCACCGGGCGAACCGGTCGCGACAGCTCAAGCTGCTCGACTTCTCCCTGGCCAAAGCCTCTCCGGCCGATCACGTGGGCACTCGGGGTTACCTCGATCCGTTCGTGCACACCACGCGGCGGCAGCTCTACGACGACCACGCCGAGCGGTACGCCGCGGCGGTGACCCTGTACGAGATGGCCACTGGCGAGCGTCCACAGTGGGGCGACGGCATCACCGCGCCAACAGTGACCCAGGACGAGACGCCCCGGATCGAAGGACACCTGTTCGACGATCGATTGCGGGACGGGCTCACCGCGTTCTTCATGCAGGCGCTGCACCGGGACACCGAGCAGCGGTTCTCATCGTTGCGCAAGATGGAAGCACTGTGGCGGTCGGTGTTCGCCGACGCCGACCAGGCGCGCCCGGCGACGACGCAGGCCACGGTGGAAACGTCCGCAGCCGAGCGCTCGGACAACGAAGTGTTGGACCGCGCCGCGGAAGCCGCCGAGCTCACGACGCCGCTTGCGGCGGCGGGTCTCACTTCTCGTGCTGTTTCGGTCGCCGACGGCCTTGGCGCGACAACCGTCGGTGAGCTACTGGACATCCCGGCGTCGACGATCACCCGTGCCCGCGGGGCGGGTGCGCTGACCCGCCGCGAACTGACCAGACGACACCGGCAATGGACCGCGAAACTCCGCACGGGCGCCGCGCCCAGGTTGTCCTCGGAGAAACTGGCCGTTCCGGTCAAAGTCGGGTACCAGTCGGTCGAGTTACTGCTGGAGCGTCTGCTCACCAAACCCCACGGCAAGGACAAAGGCCCCGACGTCGAACGCCTGACGCTGGGACTTCCCAAGTCCGACGGCACCGTCACCAGGCTCAACGCCTGGCCTGTGCAACGCCTGGTCGCCGACGTGGTCGGGCTCACACAGCCCTCGGTGTCGCAGAAGTACGGCAAGTCCGTCAAGAAGTGGCGCACGTTCGCCTGGATGGACACGATCCGCCGTGAGGTCACCGAGATCCTCGACGACCTCGGCCGGATCGCGAGCGCGTCGGAGGTCGCGGCGGAGCTCCTGGCACGGCACGGCTCAACGGAGAACGACCCAGCCACCGCGCTGCGCAATGCTTCGGCGGTGGTCCGTGCCGCCGTGGACACCGAACTGATGCCACCGGGCAAGGAAGAGCCGGAGGTTCCCGAGCCTGCGTTGGCCGTCCTGCGCCGCAACGAACGGGTGCTCATCGCTTCCGAGTCGCTCAACGGCTCGGACGACCCGACGCCCAACGAGCTGGGCGACTACGCGATCGCACTGGGCCAGGCGGCCGATGTGATCTCGGCCCGCGACCCGCTGCCGAGTTCAGCGACAGCTCTGCGTGACCTCCAGGCGGTCGGCCAGCCCGAAGGGATGCGGCCGCTGGCCGACACCAGGCTGCTTTCCCTTGCCGCGGCGATGTCCGAGCGCTCGGCGGCTTCCCGCCGTCTGGAGCTCTACCCTCGCAACCTCCCGCTCGAGCGCGGCCTGCGTATCTCCCAGGCCGCAGCCGGGGTCGGCGAGGACGGAATCGCCTTGGACGCTCTTCTCGCCAAGGTCAGAGCCCGTTTTCCGGAGATCTCGCTCGGAGATCTCTCACCGATCGACGTCGGGGAAGCACTGCGCGAAGCGGGCAGCAGCCTGACCTTCGATCCGGTCAAGAATCGCTTCTGCCCGCCCAGACCGGTCGAGAGCCAGCGGCAGGCCCGGTCGTCTTCGGGCACCCTGACCTCGATCGACCATGTCGCCATCAGCACTGGCCGCAGCTCCGCCGAGCTGATCGCGGCACGGCTCGACGAAGGCCGAAGGCTCGGCGGCTTCCTCGCACTCAAGATCAAGGCGATGAAGCTGCCCGGAGCGGCCGAACTCGTCGCGTCGGAGCACGACGTGGTGGCCGTCGACCTCGGGCGGCTGTTCCTCACCGAGTTCCGGGCGCTGGCCCAGGAGCGCAACCAGGGCTGGGATCGCGTTCTCACCGCCGACACGCGCATCGCGCACAACGGCACCATGCCGCCGGGGCTTGCTTCCTACGTGTCGGTGAGCTGGCAGCGGGTGCGGGACCGGCTGCTGGCCGCGCTGGCCGCAGCGGGGCCGCGCAGCGTGCTGTTCCTGCACGACGCCGGACTGGTCGGCCGGTACTTCGAAGCGGGCGGCCGCACCTTCCTGACCGAAATACAGCACGCCGCCCGCGACCCACAGGGTGTGCCGCACGGCCTTTGGTTGCTGTGCCCGGCGGAGAGTGCGGGCGAAACACCCAGTCTGGCCGGGCACATCGTCGGGACGGAAGGCGACCATGAGGTGCTGATCCTGCGCAGCGAGTATCTCGATCTTCTCCGCAAGGGCGAAGTCGCCTGA
- a CDS encoding LysE family translocator: protein MSIEFFLTALVIVATPGTGALYTLAAGLSRGFKASAVAAFAGTLGTLPHLLAAITGLAALLHTSAVAFEVLKYIGVAYLLYLAWATLRDKSAFEPRKAPASAGRVIAEGVLINLLNPKLTIFFFAFLPQFVQPGEPVWRMVELSAVFTGLTLVVFLGYGAFAAALRDRVLTRPKVLDWTRRTFSAAFAGLALKLAVTDA, encoded by the coding sequence GTGAGTATCGAGTTCTTTCTTACCGCGCTGGTCATCGTGGCCACGCCGGGGACCGGGGCGCTTTACACACTGGCGGCCGGGCTCAGTCGTGGGTTCAAGGCCAGTGCGGTGGCCGCCTTCGCCGGGACGCTCGGCACCCTGCCCCACCTGCTCGCCGCGATCACCGGGCTCGCGGCCCTCCTGCACACCAGCGCCGTGGCGTTCGAGGTCCTCAAGTACATCGGCGTCGCCTACCTGCTGTACCTCGCGTGGGCCACGCTGCGCGACAAGAGCGCCTTCGAACCCCGCAAGGCACCCGCCTCGGCGGGCCGGGTGATCGCCGAAGGCGTGCTGATCAACCTCCTCAACCCCAAGCTGACCATCTTCTTCTTCGCGTTCCTGCCCCAGTTCGTCCAGCCCGGCGAACCGGTGTGGCGGATGGTGGAGTTGAGCGCCGTGTTCACCGGCCTCACCCTGGTCGTCTTCCTCGGCTACGGCGCCTTCGCCGCCGCCCTGCGCGACCGCGTTCTCACCCGCCCGAAGGTGCTCGACTGGACCCGACGCACCTTCTCCGCCGCGTTCGCCGGGCTGGCGTTGAAGCTGGCGGTGACCGACGCGTGA
- a CDS encoding YciI family protein, whose translation MKYMILSYGSQQEYDAMAGKGGFQPEDFAPMHEFMTKFNAELEASGELVETRGLNAPVHTRRVTGRKDGVPVWTDGPYAETQEVLAGYWIVDCESFDRATELAARLSDCPAPAGLAEGAYADVRPLLEAAGDLCL comes from the coding sequence ATGAAGTACATGATCCTCAGCTACGGCTCGCAGCAGGAGTACGACGCCATGGCGGGCAAGGGCGGCTTCCAGCCCGAGGACTTCGCCCCGATGCACGAGTTCATGACCAAGTTCAACGCCGAGCTGGAGGCGTCCGGGGAACTGGTCGAGACCCGCGGCCTGAACGCACCCGTGCACACCCGCCGCGTCACCGGGCGCAAGGACGGCGTTCCGGTGTGGACGGACGGCCCGTACGCCGAGACGCAGGAAGTGCTGGCAGGGTACTGGATCGTCGACTGCGAGAGCTTCGACCGGGCCACCGAACTCGCCGCGCGGCTGTCGGACTGCCCGGCGCCCGCCGGGCTCGCCGAGGGTGCCTACGCGGACGTCCGGCCGCTCCTCGAAGCTGCCGGCGACCTCTGCCTCTGA
- the pglX gene encoding BREX-2 system adenine-specific DNA-methyltransferase PglX, which translates to MRVADGIDQDALLADLRQQLKMLEDDLRERSAEQVFDGPLHEEYQKALDADRTAATYETWRDDRVTQAAVAWLLGCVYVRFCEDNCLIPEPFLSGPGDALATAQERHEAFFRANPHLNDRDWLEAAFNHLAEAHPTAAGLFDRRYNPLWELTPSFEAASALLAFWRRRGPDGEVVHDFTDESWNTRFLGDLYQDLSDHAKKTYALLQTPEFVEEFILDLTLTPALETFGLDPTVEIHRQGGGVERTREGLRTIDPACGSGHFLLGIFHRLIAEWRRTSPGVDDWILIRRSLESVHGCDKNPFAASIARFRLLVAALKEGGTRTLEAAGEFPINVAVGDSLLHGIGVKGEQMDMLGSEADDEFTYRAEDVTEYINSCDLLTQASYHVVVGNPPYITVKDSNENKKYRERWKACSGTYALSVPFAERLFHLATRTSGGGYVGQITANSFMKREFGKKLVEKFFPTVDLTHVIDTSGAYIPGHGTPTVILIGRKQLPPPTKTIRAVLGIRGEPGVPADADQGLVWQAITNHIHKPGSETEWISVSDFERSAVAMHPWSLGGGGAGALVGAIELNSIPLENKIKKPIGRAIRAGADEAYIRPSRRTLQTVAETSALRPLMVGDVVRDWHAKPDEKIWYPYDAELTMAKLQAELWPLRTLLAARRTFQGDMEDAGLEWWDYMQHTASAYSTLLSITFAEVSTHNHFVLDRGGKVFKQTAPVIKLPAEASGDDHLAILGALNSSTICFWLKQRCFPKGGSGMGRGIQPEDWMERYAFNAANIGEIPLVFNLPLKSGRLLDSLAQELAQQEPTTIVEESTPTREGLDKARAEHNHLRGRMIAFQEELDWEVYQLYGLLTDVEAQDLRANDVPELKLGERAFEIVMARKIKGGELETAWFERHGSTPITELPQHWPDAYKRVVEKRIETIINHRDIALIERPECKRRWATEPWEKKERRALETWLLDRCEDKDLWFALRDGLTGPRTLTVSQLADLLRGDEDVNSVAALYATDHLGKRDLPLADVLEQVIATEHVPYLAAMRYKETGLRKRAQWESVWEQQREEDRTGEWLDIKVPPKYTSADFRKTSYWSHRGKLDVPKERFISYPDAGPEADPTLLLGWAGWDHKDQALALVNVVNDRLEQSGWGADKITPLLAGLAELLPWVKQWHAGYDAKWGGNPAEEFRTVLEQQQAKHGLTDEALSDWRPEPARRGRQKD; encoded by the coding sequence ATGCGCGTGGCGGACGGGATCGATCAGGACGCTCTGCTGGCAGATCTGCGGCAGCAGTTGAAAATGCTGGAAGACGATCTGCGCGAGCGCAGCGCCGAACAGGTGTTCGACGGCCCGCTGCACGAGGAGTATCAGAAGGCTCTCGACGCGGACCGCACGGCCGCGACCTACGAGACCTGGCGTGACGATCGGGTCACCCAGGCCGCGGTTGCCTGGCTACTCGGCTGTGTCTACGTGCGGTTCTGTGAGGACAATTGCCTGATCCCCGAGCCGTTCCTGTCCGGCCCCGGTGATGCGTTGGCCACCGCCCAGGAGCGGCACGAGGCGTTCTTCCGCGCCAACCCACATCTCAACGACCGCGACTGGCTCGAAGCGGCATTCAACCACCTCGCGGAAGCGCACCCGACGGCCGCGGGCTTGTTCGACCGTCGGTACAACCCGTTGTGGGAACTGACCCCGTCGTTCGAGGCGGCCAGCGCACTCCTTGCGTTCTGGCGCCGCCGCGGCCCGGACGGCGAGGTCGTCCATGACTTCACCGACGAGTCGTGGAACACTCGTTTCCTCGGTGACCTCTACCAGGATCTCTCGGACCACGCTAAGAAGACATACGCGCTGCTGCAGACCCCGGAGTTCGTCGAGGAGTTCATCCTCGACCTGACCTTGACGCCGGCGCTGGAGACGTTCGGCCTCGACCCGACCGTGGAGATCCATCGCCAGGGCGGCGGAGTCGAGCGCACCCGCGAGGGCCTGCGCACGATCGACCCCGCTTGCGGCTCGGGCCACTTCCTGCTGGGCATCTTCCACCGCCTGATCGCCGAGTGGCGTCGCACATCGCCAGGTGTGGACGATTGGATCCTGATCCGGCGCTCCCTGGAATCGGTGCACGGCTGCGACAAGAACCCCTTCGCCGCGTCGATCGCCCGCTTCCGCCTCTTGGTCGCCGCCCTCAAGGAGGGCGGAACGCGCACTCTTGAGGCCGCCGGGGAGTTCCCAATCAACGTTGCGGTTGGCGACTCACTGCTGCACGGTATCGGTGTCAAGGGCGAGCAGATGGACATGCTCGGCTCGGAGGCGGATGATGAGTTTACCTACCGCGCCGAGGACGTAACCGAGTACATCAACTCCTGCGACCTGCTGACCCAGGCCTCCTATCACGTCGTCGTCGGAAACCCGCCGTACATCACGGTAAAGGACAGCAACGAGAACAAGAAGTACCGCGAACGGTGGAAAGCCTGCTCCGGCACCTACGCCCTGTCGGTCCCGTTTGCCGAGCGCCTGTTCCACCTGGCGACCCGCACCTCCGGCGGCGGCTACGTCGGCCAGATCACCGCGAACTCATTCATGAAACGCGAGTTCGGCAAGAAGCTGGTCGAGAAGTTCTTCCCGACCGTCGACCTGACCCACGTCATCGACACTTCAGGCGCCTACATCCCCGGCCACGGCACCCCGACGGTAATCCTGATCGGCCGCAAGCAGTTACCGCCCCCGACCAAGACGATCCGAGCAGTACTCGGCATCCGAGGTGAACCTGGCGTCCCCGCAGACGCCGACCAAGGACTCGTCTGGCAAGCCATCACTAATCACATTCACAAGCCAGGCAGTGAAACTGAGTGGATCTCCGTTTCGGATTTCGAGCGATCCGCCGTGGCAATGCACCCTTGGTCACTGGGCGGCGGCGGAGCAGGCGCACTCGTCGGCGCGATCGAACTGAATTCGATTCCTCTTGAGAACAAAATTAAGAAACCGATCGGTCGAGCTATTCGTGCCGGTGCTGACGAAGCCTATATCCGACCCAGTCGGCGTACGTTGCAGACAGTGGCCGAAACATCGGCGTTGCGACCACTCATGGTCGGTGATGTCGTCCGAGACTGGCATGCAAAACCAGATGAAAAAATTTGGTATCCATACGACGCCGAACTCACCATGGCCAAGTTGCAAGCAGAACTTTGGCCATTGCGGACACTTCTTGCTGCGCGCCGAACGTTTCAGGGCGACATGGAGGATGCAGGTCTCGAATGGTGGGACTATATGCAACACACCGCGTCTGCGTACTCCACGCTGCTGTCCATAACGTTTGCGGAAGTGTCCACGCACAACCACTTCGTGCTGGATCGTGGAGGGAAGGTGTTCAAGCAGACGGCGCCGGTAATCAAGTTGCCGGCGGAGGCGAGCGGGGATGACCACCTGGCGATACTTGGAGCACTCAACTCGTCCACAATCTGCTTCTGGCTCAAACAGCGCTGTTTCCCCAAGGGGGGGAGTGGTATGGGGCGGGGAATTCAACCCGAAGATTGGATGGAGCGATACGCGTTCAATGCTGCCAATATCGGGGAAATACCTCTAGTTTTCAATCTGCCACTAAAGTCCGGACGCCTGTTGGATTCATTGGCGCAAGAGCTTGCTCAGCAGGAGCCGACGACAATCGTTGAAGAATCCACGCCAACTCGCGAAGGGCTGGACAAGGCTAGAGCAGAACACAACCACCTCCGTGGCCGAATGATTGCGTTCCAGGAGGAGCTGGACTGGGAGGTTTACCAGCTCTACGGCCTGCTCACTGATGTCGAAGCGCAAGACTTGCGGGCAAACGACGTGCCGGAGCTCAAGCTCGGTGAACGCGCCTTCGAGATTGTCATGGCGCGTAAGATAAAGGGCGGAGAACTCGAAACAGCTTGGTTCGAACGGCACGGATCGACGCCGATCACGGAGCTCCCACAGCACTGGCCCGACGCCTACAAACGCGTTGTCGAGAAGCGGATTGAGACGATCATCAACCACCGCGATATCGCGCTGATCGAGCGTCCCGAGTGCAAGCGCCGGTGGGCAACGGAACCGTGGGAGAAGAAGGAACGCAGGGCTCTCGAAACCTGGCTGCTCGACCGGTGCGAGGACAAGGATCTCTGGTTTGCCCTCCGTGACGGCCTGACCGGTCCGCGCACATTGACCGTCAGCCAGCTCGCCGACCTGCTGCGCGGTGACGAGGACGTCAACTCCGTCGCCGCGCTGTATGCCACCGACCATCTCGGCAAGCGGGATCTGCCGCTGGCCGACGTGCTGGAGCAGGTCATCGCCACCGAGCACGTTCCCTATCTCGCCGCGATGCGCTACAAGGAGACCGGCCTGCGCAAGCGGGCGCAGTGGGAATCTGTCTGGGAGCAGCAGCGCGAGGAGGACCGCACCGGTGAGTGGCTCGATATCAAGGTGCCGCCGAAGTACACCTCCGCCGACTTCCGCAAGACCTCCTACTGGTCCCACCGCGGCAAGCTCGACGTGCCCAAGGAGCGGTTCATCTCCTACCCGGACGCCGGGCCGGAGGCCGACCCGACGCTGCTGCTGGGCTGGGCAGGCTGGGACCACAAGGACCAGGCGCTCGCGCTGGTCAACGTGGTCAACGACCGGCTCGAGCAGTCGGGCTGGGGGGCCGACAAGATCACACCACTGCTCGCCGGGCTGGCCGAGCTGCTGCCGTGGGTCAAGCAGTGGCACGCTGGCTACGACGCCAAGTGGGGCGGGAACCCTGCCGAGGAGTTCCGGACCGTTCTCGAACAGCAGCAGGCCAAGCATGGGCTGACCGACGAGGCGCTGAGCGACTGGCGGCCGGAACCGGCGCGGCGGGGACGCCAGAAGGATTGA
- a CDS encoding B3/4 domain-containing protein yields the protein MSTFRHSDALWADFPQLVPGVLHVERPDARRDLTEYLETAERRLDGTTETQLPEIQAWRRAYTQLGLKPTQYRCASEALLRRFRKDHVLPRIHPVIDLCNAVSMAYAIPVAVLDLARITGDLEVRYATGDEEYQTFGGALEHPQPGEVIFADEAGRAHARRWTNRQSGLSAVSEATETVLIVAEALHESAAEDVKSLVSTLQTELGQPRAAILDRASPEFTI from the coding sequence GTGAGCACCTTCCGCCACTCCGACGCCCTCTGGGCCGACTTCCCCCAGCTCGTGCCCGGTGTTCTCCACGTCGAACGCCCCGACGCCCGGCGGGACCTCACCGAGTACCTCGAAACCGCGGAACGGCGGCTCGACGGGACCACCGAGACCCAGCTCCCCGAGATCCAGGCCTGGCGCCGCGCCTACACCCAGCTCGGCCTCAAACCGACGCAGTACCGCTGCGCCTCGGAGGCGCTGCTGCGCCGCTTCCGCAAGGACCACGTGCTCCCGCGCATCCACCCGGTGATCGACCTGTGCAACGCCGTCTCGATGGCCTACGCCATCCCGGTCGCCGTGCTCGACCTCGCGCGGATCACCGGCGATCTGGAGGTGCGGTACGCCACCGGCGACGAGGAGTACCAGACCTTCGGCGGTGCGCTCGAACACCCGCAGCCCGGTGAGGTGATCTTCGCCGACGAGGCCGGGCGGGCGCACGCGCGCCGCTGGACCAATCGCCAGAGCGGCCTGTCGGCGGTCAGCGAAGCCACCGAGACCGTGCTGATCGTCGCCGAGGCACTGCACGAGAGCGCGGCCGAGGACGTGAAATCCCTGGTCAGCACCCTGCAGACGGAACTGGGGCAGCCCAGGGCGGCGATCCTCGATCGAGCCTCCCCGGAATTCACGATCTGA